Proteins encoded by one window of Tunturibacter psychrotolerans:
- a CDS encoding response regulator transcription factor — MKQTLHDHQQAKILIVDDEPQITRVLRTALSTQGYSLRIAANGVEGMEAVHAWKPDLVVTDVSMPEMNGIELCREIRAVSEVPIIVLSVRNQEAMKIEALDAGADDYVTKPFSIQELQARVRAQLRRSLSAESETPQIISAGDFYIDIPQHRVVVRGQDTHLTPKQFDLLVCLAQHPGQVLTHRALLHAVWGTNADQPEYLRVNIGQLRKKIELTDEPAYIVTEPWIGYRFRPTGNDDF, encoded by the coding sequence ATGAAGCAGACCCTGCACGACCACCAACAGGCGAAGATACTTATCGTCGATGACGAACCTCAGATTACTCGCGTGCTTCGCACGGCACTTTCAACCCAGGGTTATTCGTTGCGTATCGCTGCGAATGGCGTTGAGGGAATGGAGGCTGTACACGCGTGGAAGCCGGATCTCGTCGTCACGGATGTTTCCATGCCAGAGATGAATGGGATTGAGCTTTGCCGTGAGATTCGTGCCGTATCCGAGGTACCGATCATCGTTCTTTCGGTCCGCAATCAAGAGGCTATGAAGATCGAGGCGCTGGACGCCGGGGCGGACGATTATGTGACGAAACCGTTCAGTATTCAGGAGCTGCAGGCTCGCGTCCGCGCCCAACTGCGCCGTAGTTTGTCGGCCGAGTCCGAGACTCCGCAGATTATCTCAGCCGGTGATTTCTATATCGACATTCCACAACATCGTGTCGTGGTTCGAGGGCAAGATACACACCTGACACCGAAACAATTCGACCTACTCGTCTGCCTGGCGCAGCACCCGGGACAGGTCCTCACGCATCGAGCGTTGCTCCATGCGGTGTGGGGGACCAACGCCGACCAGCCAGAGTACCTGCGAGTCAACATTGGACAGTTGCGCAAGAAGATCGAACTCACAGATGAGCCAGCGTATATCGTTACCGAGCCGTGGATTGGCTACCGCTTTCGACCGACCGGCAACGATGATTTTTAA
- a CDS encoding histidine kinase yields the protein MGTRDNSNPTLKSPEEWLEKVAPEKMRGTFKLFLGYAPGVGKTYNMLSEAIRRHQRGEDIVIGVVETHGRPRTAELAGQLEQIPRKKIEYKGVVFEEMDLDGILTRRPQIVLIDELAHSNIEGSKHRKRFEDVLDVLAANIDVLATMNVQHIESVAPTVQSVTGVIIRETVPDWLVQRADEIVMADLTPEALQTRMRRGDIYGTDRAEKALANFFRRGNLIALRELALQHVTKAVDRTLTAYMDAKRIEAHWAVRERIAVCISSSSSSQMLIARGARVAEGVGGELFVLHVDADEDLPEEEKSTLAANIQFARNLGAQVFTVKGKSIAHAAASFVREKRITHIVFGRAAVHGFRKYLYYWAIQHFLKESPNVDVHIVTQHPERE from the coding sequence ATGGGCACTCGCGATAACTCGAATCCGACGCTGAAGAGCCCGGAAGAATGGCTGGAAAAGGTCGCACCAGAGAAGATGCGAGGAACCTTCAAGCTTTTCCTCGGCTACGCACCCGGCGTTGGCAAGACGTACAACATGTTGAGTGAGGCGATCCGCCGGCATCAGCGCGGTGAGGATATTGTGATCGGGGTAGTCGAGACCCACGGCAGACCGCGTACTGCGGAGTTGGCCGGGCAACTGGAGCAGATTCCGCGAAAGAAAATTGAATATAAGGGCGTCGTATTCGAGGAGATGGACCTCGATGGAATACTTACGCGGCGGCCCCAGATCGTCCTTATCGATGAGCTGGCGCACAGCAACATTGAAGGGAGCAAACATCGCAAACGCTTCGAGGATGTTCTCGACGTTCTGGCAGCGAATATCGACGTGCTGGCCACGATGAATGTGCAGCACATCGAGAGCGTCGCGCCAACTGTGCAGAGTGTCACTGGCGTGATCATTCGCGAAACAGTTCCCGACTGGCTGGTGCAGCGCGCGGACGAGATCGTAATGGCCGATCTAACCCCGGAAGCACTGCAAACACGAATGCGGCGCGGAGATATCTACGGAACTGACCGCGCTGAGAAGGCTCTGGCAAACTTCTTTCGCCGGGGAAACCTGATTGCGCTCCGTGAACTGGCGTTGCAGCATGTAACCAAGGCGGTCGATCGTACGCTGACCGCCTACATGGATGCGAAACGCATCGAGGCGCATTGGGCCGTACGCGAGCGGATTGCCGTCTGTATCAGCTCCAGCAGTTCCTCGCAGATGCTGATCGCACGCGGTGCGCGGGTAGCGGAAGGCGTCGGAGGCGAGTTATTCGTTCTGCATGTCGACGCCGATGAAGACTTGCCTGAAGAAGAAAAAAGCACGCTCGCAGCCAACATACAGTTTGCACGCAATCTCGGTGCGCAGGTCTTCACCGTGAAAGGAAAAAGCATTGCGCACGCCGCAGCCAGCTTCGTTCGCGAAAAACGCATCACTCACATCGTCTTCGGCCGCGCCGCGGTTCACGGCTTTCGCAAATACCTTTACTACTGGGCGATTCAGCACTTTCTCAAGGAGTCGCCGAATGTGGACGTACACATCGTTACGCAACATCCGGAGCGCGAATGA
- a CDS encoding ATP-binding protein, giving the protein MQRKLIRSIVRYSISTASAAVIVAVYFLRLHVNETTVALTFLIGILLVAANWGLRHSIYLSILSAAAFNFFFLPPVLTFTVGDGRNWVALLAFLVTGIVASQLAERARREAKISRRRQLEAERLYEFSQQMLVTGNVIDLLNVLPQMIAVTFNLTGAAVYLRERDRIYRSSPNYMDVTAAELRDAAFTRDHHYDEARAVTLVPILLGTRPIGAVGITGNRTSPEALDAVCGLAAIAIERAGAVETLTRVQASRESERLRNALLDSVAHELRTPLTSITAAVTTLRSEPSLDAEQSGEMLQVIEEEAARLDRLVGQAMEMAELDANDIKLDLRLHSMREAVDLALEAVQGPLKNHPLELRLPDTLPPVLIDLERIAKVLQHLLENAAKYSPEGSPIFVSAEVSKDQLVTSVADRGAGVDDLEKMMIFDKFYRGQGQRYRVQGTGMGLAIAKAIVEAHGGSIDVTSQPSQGSVFSFYLPLNLSGR; this is encoded by the coding sequence GTGCAGCGAAAGCTTATACGCAGTATCGTCCGCTACAGTATCTCTACAGCGAGCGCAGCTGTCATTGTAGCCGTCTACTTTCTCCGGCTGCATGTCAACGAAACCACCGTAGCCTTAACGTTCCTGATAGGCATCCTTCTCGTAGCGGCAAACTGGGGTCTCCGCCACTCGATTTACCTGTCCATCCTCTCAGCCGCAGCGTTCAACTTCTTCTTCCTTCCCCCGGTCCTCACCTTCACTGTCGGGGATGGCCGCAACTGGGTCGCACTACTGGCATTCCTCGTGACAGGTATCGTCGCCAGCCAACTCGCAGAGCGTGCACGCCGCGAAGCAAAGATCTCGCGCCGCCGCCAGCTCGAGGCGGAAAGGCTGTACGAGTTCAGCCAGCAGATGCTGGTCACCGGAAATGTGATCGACCTTCTCAACGTCCTGCCGCAGATGATTGCGGTGACCTTCAATCTGACCGGGGCCGCTGTTTACCTTCGCGAAAGAGATCGCATCTATCGTTCAAGCCCAAACTACATGGACGTGACCGCTGCCGAGCTGCGCGATGCCGCATTCACCCGCGATCATCATTATGACGAAGCTCGCGCCGTCACTCTAGTCCCCATCCTCCTCGGAACCCGGCCCATCGGCGCAGTTGGTATCACTGGCAACAGGACTTCGCCCGAGGCGCTCGATGCCGTCTGCGGCCTGGCCGCCATCGCCATAGAGCGCGCCGGCGCAGTGGAAACCCTGACCCGCGTCCAGGCCTCGCGCGAAAGCGAACGTCTGCGCAACGCTCTCCTCGATTCCGTCGCGCACGAGCTGCGAACGCCTTTGACCTCCATCACTGCCGCTGTCACTACCCTGCGTAGCGAACCCTCTCTCGACGCAGAGCAAAGCGGAGAGATGCTCCAGGTGATCGAGGAGGAGGCCGCCCGGCTAGATCGGCTCGTAGGCCAAGCCATGGAGATGGCGGAGCTCGATGCGAACGACATCAAACTTGACCTCCGCCTTCATTCGATGCGAGAGGCCGTTGATTTAGCGCTTGAAGCCGTACAGGGGCCGCTCAAGAATCATCCTCTCGAACTTCGTCTGCCCGACACGCTACCTCCAGTACTAATAGACCTGGAGCGCATCGCCAAGGTCCTCCAGCATCTATTGGAGAACGCCGCAAAATATTCCCCGGAGGGAAGCCCTATCTTCGTCAGCGCTGAGGTCTCCAAAGATCAACTCGTCACCAGTGTTGCCGATCGTGGCGCCGGGGTCGACGACCTCGAGAAGATGATGATCTTCGACAAGTTTTATCGGGGTCAGGGACAACGTTATCGCGTGCAGGGCACAGGCATGGGACTTGCCATTGCGAAGGCAATCGTCGAAGCCCACGGCGGCTCCATCGACGTAACCAGCCAGCCGTCGCAGGGGTCGGTCTTCTCGTTCTACCTGCCCCTCAACCTTTCGGGCCGTTAA